From Myxocyprinus asiaticus isolate MX2 ecotype Aquarium Trade chromosome 49, UBuf_Myxa_2, whole genome shotgun sequence, a single genomic window includes:
- the dnaja3b gene encoding dnaJ heat shock protein family (Hsp40) member A3b isoform X2: MAASSARCSARWLSAGLPGIRSTCALLKSSQHGDISALTKWSTRSYVTGGNLSCWRHRGGVTLKGVSELRSHSVCSSQFFHTSSVCHQQDFYEVLGVPRTATQKEIKKAYYQLAKKYHPDTNPDDPQAKEKFAKLAEAYETLSDELKRKQYDTYGSAGPSSSGTGQQQYWRGGASVDPEELFRKIFGEFAGGRGFGDLNSMFEQTPEFVMELTFIQAAKGVNKEITVNIDDSCPRCDGKGHEPGTKVSHCHYCNGTGMESINTGPFVMRSTCRRCGGRGSIIITPCVMCRGTGQTKQKQTVMVPVPAGIEDGQTVKVPVGKKYMYVTFRVQRSPVFRRDGSDIHSDVMISVAQAILGGTAKAQGLYSAIDIAIPPGIQTDQKIRLAGKGIPRMNSFGYGDHHVHIKIKIPKKLTNRQRNLLLSYAEDETDVEGTVNGVTKPATGSSQAEKTSESGQSREEEPEKEEGKGSSRH, translated from the exons ATGGCAGCCTCCAGTGCTCGCTGCTCTGCACGTTGGCTGTCAGCCGGTTTACCTGGAATCCGCAGCACCTGTGCACTTTTAAAGTCTTCTCAACACGGAGATATTTCGGCTTTGACGAAATGGAGTACTCGCAGTTATGTAACGGGTGGTAATTTAAGCTGTTGGAGGCATAGAGGTGGTGTGACATTGAAGGGGGTGTCAG AGTTGAGGAGCCACAGTGTTTGCAGCTCTCAATTCTTCCACACCAGCTCTGTGTGCCATCAACAGGATTTCTATGAGGTTTTGGGGGTTCCTCGTACAGCCACTCAGAAAGAGATTAAGAAAGCATACTACCAG TTGGCCAAGAAATATCATCCAGACACCAACCCAGATGACCCCCAAGCTAAAGAGAAGTTTGCCAAACTGGCAGAGGCATATGAG ACCCTCAGTGATGAGCTGAAAAGGAAACAGTATGACACATATGGTTCTGCTGGTCCGAGCTCAAGTGGGACGGGGCAGCAGCAGTACTGGAGAGGCGGAGCCAGCGTGGACCCAGAGGAGCTGTTCAGGAAAATCTTTGGAGAGTTTGCGGGAGGACGTGGCTTTGGAGACCTCAACTCAATGTTTGAACAGACACCTGAA TTTGTGATGGAGCTGACGTTCATTCAGGCTGCTAAGGGCGTGAATAAGGAGATAACGGTCAACATAGATGATAGCTGCCCACGCTGTGATGGAAAAGGTCATGAACCGGGAACTAAAGTCTCACACTGTCACTATTGCAACGGTACAGGCATG GAGTCTATAAACACCGGTCCCTTTGTGATGCGCTCTACATGTAGGCGGTGTGGTGGGCGGGGCTCTATCATCATCACTCCCTGTGTCATGTGCAGAGGAACAGGACAAACCAAGCAAAAACAGACTGTCATGGTGCCTGTGCCCGCAG GTATAGAGGACGGACAGACAGTAAAGGTCCCGGTTGGGAAGAAATACATGTATGTTACATTTAGG GTCCAGAGGAGTCCAGTATTTCGTCGTGACGGGTCTGATATCCATTCTGATGTGATGATTTCAGTAGCACAAGCGATCCTAGGAGGAACAGCCAAAGCACAGGGCCTGTACAGTGCCATCGACATTGCG ATTCCTCCAGGCATTCAGACAGACCAGAAGATCAGACTGGCGGGAAAAGGCATCCCACGCATGAATAGTTTTGGTTATGGAGACCATCACGTACATATCAAAATCAAAATTCCCAA AAAGCTGACAAACCGGCAGCGAAACTTGCTCCTTAGCTATGCAGAAGATGAGACAGATGTGGAGGGGACTGTTAATGGAGTTACCAAACCAGCCACAG GAAGCTCTCAGGCTGAAAAGACCTCAGAATCAGGGCAGAGCAGAGAAGAAGAGCCAGAGAAAGAAGAAG GTAAAGGATCTTCAAGGCACTGA
- the dnaja3b gene encoding dnaJ heat shock protein family (Hsp40) member A3b isoform X3 — MAASSARCSARWLSAGLPGIRSTCALLKSSQHGDISALTKWSTRSYVTGGNLSCWRHRGGVTLKGVSELRSHSVCSSQFFHTSSVCHQQDFYEVLGVPRTATQKEIKKAYYQLAKKYHPDTNPDDPQAKEKFAKLAEAYETLSDELKRKQYDTYGSAGPSSSGTGQQQYWRGGASVDPEELFRKIFGEFAGGRGFGDLNSMFEQTPEFVMELTFIQAAKGVNKEITVNIDDSCPRCDGKGHEPGTKVSHCHYCNGTGMESINTGPFVMRSTCRRCGGRGSIIITPCVMCRGTGQTKQKQTVMVPVPAGIEDGQTVKVPVGKKYMYVTFRVQRSPVFRRDGSDIHSDVMISVAQAILGGTAKAQGLYSAIDIAIPPGIQTDQKIRLAGKGIPRMNSFGYGDHHVHIKIKIPKKLTNRQRNLLLSYAEDETDVEGTVNGVTKPATGKGSSRH, encoded by the exons ATGGCAGCCTCCAGTGCTCGCTGCTCTGCACGTTGGCTGTCAGCCGGTTTACCTGGAATCCGCAGCACCTGTGCACTTTTAAAGTCTTCTCAACACGGAGATATTTCGGCTTTGACGAAATGGAGTACTCGCAGTTATGTAACGGGTGGTAATTTAAGCTGTTGGAGGCATAGAGGTGGTGTGACATTGAAGGGGGTGTCAG AGTTGAGGAGCCACAGTGTTTGCAGCTCTCAATTCTTCCACACCAGCTCTGTGTGCCATCAACAGGATTTCTATGAGGTTTTGGGGGTTCCTCGTACAGCCACTCAGAAAGAGATTAAGAAAGCATACTACCAG TTGGCCAAGAAATATCATCCAGACACCAACCCAGATGACCCCCAAGCTAAAGAGAAGTTTGCCAAACTGGCAGAGGCATATGAG ACCCTCAGTGATGAGCTGAAAAGGAAACAGTATGACACATATGGTTCTGCTGGTCCGAGCTCAAGTGGGACGGGGCAGCAGCAGTACTGGAGAGGCGGAGCCAGCGTGGACCCAGAGGAGCTGTTCAGGAAAATCTTTGGAGAGTTTGCGGGAGGACGTGGCTTTGGAGACCTCAACTCAATGTTTGAACAGACACCTGAA TTTGTGATGGAGCTGACGTTCATTCAGGCTGCTAAGGGCGTGAATAAGGAGATAACGGTCAACATAGATGATAGCTGCCCACGCTGTGATGGAAAAGGTCATGAACCGGGAACTAAAGTCTCACACTGTCACTATTGCAACGGTACAGGCATG GAGTCTATAAACACCGGTCCCTTTGTGATGCGCTCTACATGTAGGCGGTGTGGTGGGCGGGGCTCTATCATCATCACTCCCTGTGTCATGTGCAGAGGAACAGGACAAACCAAGCAAAAACAGACTGTCATGGTGCCTGTGCCCGCAG GTATAGAGGACGGACAGACAGTAAAGGTCCCGGTTGGGAAGAAATACATGTATGTTACATTTAGG GTCCAGAGGAGTCCAGTATTTCGTCGTGACGGGTCTGATATCCATTCTGATGTGATGATTTCAGTAGCACAAGCGATCCTAGGAGGAACAGCCAAAGCACAGGGCCTGTACAGTGCCATCGACATTGCG ATTCCTCCAGGCATTCAGACAGACCAGAAGATCAGACTGGCGGGAAAAGGCATCCCACGCATGAATAGTTTTGGTTATGGAGACCATCACGTACATATCAAAATCAAAATTCCCAA AAAGCTGACAAACCGGCAGCGAAACTTGCTCCTTAGCTATGCAGAAGATGAGACAGATGTGGAGGGGACTGTTAATGGAGTTACCAAACCAGCCACAG GTAAAGGATCTTCAAGGCACTGA
- the dnaja3b gene encoding dnaJ heat shock protein family (Hsp40) member A3b isoform X1 has protein sequence MAASSARCSARWLSAGLPGIRSTCALLKSSQHGDISALTKWSTRSYVTGGNLSCWRHRGGVTLKGVSELRSHSVCSSQFFHTSSVCHQQDFYEVLGVPRTATQKEIKKAYYQLAKKYHPDTNPDDPQAKEKFAKLAEAYETLSDELKRKQYDTYGSAGPSSSGTGQQQYWRGGASVDPEELFRKIFGEFAGGRGFGDLNSMFEQTPEFVMELTFIQAAKGVNKEITVNIDDSCPRCDGKGHEPGTKVSHCHYCNGTGMESINTGPFVMRSTCRRCGGRGSIIITPCVMCRGTGQTKQKQTVMVPVPAGIEDGQTVKVPVGKKYMYVTFRVQRSPVFRRDGSDIHSDVMISVAQAILGGTAKAQGLYSAIDIAIPPGIQTDQKIRLAGKGIPRMNSFGYGDHHVHIKIKIPKKLTNRQRNLLLSYAEDETDVEGTVNGVTKPATGSSQAEKTSESGQSREEEPEKEEGGFFSKLKKMFT, from the exons ATGGCAGCCTCCAGTGCTCGCTGCTCTGCACGTTGGCTGTCAGCCGGTTTACCTGGAATCCGCAGCACCTGTGCACTTTTAAAGTCTTCTCAACACGGAGATATTTCGGCTTTGACGAAATGGAGTACTCGCAGTTATGTAACGGGTGGTAATTTAAGCTGTTGGAGGCATAGAGGTGGTGTGACATTGAAGGGGGTGTCAG AGTTGAGGAGCCACAGTGTTTGCAGCTCTCAATTCTTCCACACCAGCTCTGTGTGCCATCAACAGGATTTCTATGAGGTTTTGGGGGTTCCTCGTACAGCCACTCAGAAAGAGATTAAGAAAGCATACTACCAG TTGGCCAAGAAATATCATCCAGACACCAACCCAGATGACCCCCAAGCTAAAGAGAAGTTTGCCAAACTGGCAGAGGCATATGAG ACCCTCAGTGATGAGCTGAAAAGGAAACAGTATGACACATATGGTTCTGCTGGTCCGAGCTCAAGTGGGACGGGGCAGCAGCAGTACTGGAGAGGCGGAGCCAGCGTGGACCCAGAGGAGCTGTTCAGGAAAATCTTTGGAGAGTTTGCGGGAGGACGTGGCTTTGGAGACCTCAACTCAATGTTTGAACAGACACCTGAA TTTGTGATGGAGCTGACGTTCATTCAGGCTGCTAAGGGCGTGAATAAGGAGATAACGGTCAACATAGATGATAGCTGCCCACGCTGTGATGGAAAAGGTCATGAACCGGGAACTAAAGTCTCACACTGTCACTATTGCAACGGTACAGGCATG GAGTCTATAAACACCGGTCCCTTTGTGATGCGCTCTACATGTAGGCGGTGTGGTGGGCGGGGCTCTATCATCATCACTCCCTGTGTCATGTGCAGAGGAACAGGACAAACCAAGCAAAAACAGACTGTCATGGTGCCTGTGCCCGCAG GTATAGAGGACGGACAGACAGTAAAGGTCCCGGTTGGGAAGAAATACATGTATGTTACATTTAGG GTCCAGAGGAGTCCAGTATTTCGTCGTGACGGGTCTGATATCCATTCTGATGTGATGATTTCAGTAGCACAAGCGATCCTAGGAGGAACAGCCAAAGCACAGGGCCTGTACAGTGCCATCGACATTGCG ATTCCTCCAGGCATTCAGACAGACCAGAAGATCAGACTGGCGGGAAAAGGCATCCCACGCATGAATAGTTTTGGTTATGGAGACCATCACGTACATATCAAAATCAAAATTCCCAA AAAGCTGACAAACCGGCAGCGAAACTTGCTCCTTAGCTATGCAGAAGATGAGACAGATGTGGAGGGGACTGTTAATGGAGTTACCAAACCAGCCACAG GAAGCTCTCAGGCTGAAAAGACCTCAGAATCAGGGCAGAGCAGAGAAGAAGAGCCAGAGAAAGAAGAAGGTGGATTTTTCTCTAAATTAAAGAAGATGTTCACCTGA